One stretch of Candidatus Schekmanbacteria bacterium DNA includes these proteins:
- a CDS encoding D-tyrosyl-tRNA(Tyr) deacylase, whose protein sequence is MRAVIQRVKEASVTIEGKIHSSISNGLLILLGVSEDDTEEDLNYIAEKAVNLRIFEDTEKKMNFSCIDVKGEILVVSQFTLLAETRKGRRPSFVKAAKPDKAIPLYEKFIKKIESYGITVKSGIFGAMMDVKLLNYGPVTIIIDSVEK, encoded by the coding sequence ATGCGCGCAGTTATACAAAGAGTAAAAGAAGCATCTGTTACAATTGAAGGGAAAATCCATTCCTCCATTAGCAATGGTCTTCTTATACTACTTGGTGTTAGTGAAGACGATACTGAGGAAGACTTGAACTATATTGCCGAAAAAGCAGTAAACCTTAGAATATTTGAAGATACTGAGAAGAAGATGAATTTCTCCTGTATCGATGTAAAGGGAGAGATCCTTGTTGTCAGCCAGTTTACTCTTCTTGCAGAGACACGAAAGGGCAGAAGGCCAAGTTTTGTAAAAGCAGCAAAGCCTGATAAAGCAATTCCTCTATATGAAAAATTCATAAAAAAAATTGAATCATATGGGATTACGGTAAAAAGCGGAATCTTTGGTGCTATGATGGATGTAAAACTTTTAAATTATGGTCCTGTGACAATAATTATTGACAGTGTGGAGAAATAA